One window from the genome of Crassostrea angulata isolate pt1a10 chromosome 2, ASM2561291v2, whole genome shotgun sequence encodes:
- the LOC128170438 gene encoding uncharacterized protein LOC128170438 produces MLLQTIGLVASILVLGVYGAGMTLESMAAQVVHRVNPSGSHVTYDQLRKFLNVNYDRDNNGCVSYAEFSSVWTAIYHDSLDVATKFVTNMDMDHDGCLDDIEVLVNGVRNNQHLKIDYPLGVHDFAVVLEVYHPSATGTGSSPDPGVVG; encoded by the exons ATGT TGCTACAAACAATTGGCCTGGTTGCCTCCATATTGGTGCTTGGGGTTTATGG AGCGGGGATGACTCTAGAGAGCATGGCGGCGCAGGTAGTTCACCGAGTGAATCCGAGTGGCTCTCACGTGACCTATGATCAGCTGCGTAAATTCCTCAACGTGAATTACGACAGAGACA ACAACGGCTGCGTTTCTTACGCCGAGTTTTCGTCCGTGTGGACGGCGATATATCACGACTCGTTGGACGTCGCCACCAAGTTCGTCACAAACATGGACATGGACCATGACGGATGTTTGGACGATATCGAGGTTCTCGTCAACGGTGTCCGGAACAATCAGCATCTAAAAATAG ATTACCCTCTTGGTGTCCATGACTTTGCAGTTGTATTAGAAGTG tatCACCCTTCAGCAACCGGAACCGGAAGTTCTCCGGATCCAGGAGTGGTAGGCTGA
- the LOC128174432 gene encoding probable serine/threonine-protein kinase clkA, with protein sequence MEHREDTCVTIPGERDPFLSDNDDRSSKKKDGKHGYGADCVKDNNNDNTDNNKDHTYNHYDHTDNHYDHTDNHYDNTYNNNDYTGNNDDHTDNYYDYTNNNTENHDDQTVNNDDHNHNYYDHTNNYYDHTDNHDDHTDNYHDYTDNYYDFTNNYYDHTDNYFDHTDNHYDHTENYHDYTDNYYDFTNNYYDHTDNYYDHTDNYYDYTDNNTENHDDQTNNNDDHNHNYYDHTYDNDDHTDNYHDYTDKYYDFTNNYYDHTDNYFDHTDNHYDHTENYHDYTDNYYDFTNNYYDHTDNYYDHTDNYYDHTYDNDDHTDNYHDYTDNNYDYTDNHDNHTDHNHTVNNDDYTDNNDNHDDHNHNYTDNHYDYTGNNDDHADNNDHHTDNNNNYNNNDNY encoded by the exons aCGACCGTTCATCAAAAAAGAAAGACGGAAAGCATGGCTACGGTGCTGACTGCGTGAAAG acaacaacaacgacaacacCGACAACAACAAAGACCACACCTACAACCACTACGACCACACCGACAACCACTACGACCACACCGACAACCACTACGACAACACTTACAACAACAACGACTACACTGGCAACAACGACGACCACACTGACAACTACTACGACTACACCAACAACAACACTGAAAACCACGACGACCAAACCGTCAACAACGACGACCACAACCACAACTACTACGACCACACCAACAACTACTACGACCACACCGACAACCACGACGACCACACCGACAACTACCACGACTACACCGACAACTACTACGACTTCACCAACAACTACTACGACCACACCGACAACTACTTCGACCACACCGACAACCACTACGACCACACTGAAAACTACCACGACTACACCGACAACTACTACGACTTCACCAACAACTACTACGACCACACCGACAACTACTACGACCACACCGACAACTACTACGACTACACCGACAACAACACTGAAAACCACGATGACCAAACCAACAACAACGACGACCACAACCACAACTACTACGACCATACCTACGACAACGACGACCACACCGACAACTACCACGACTACACCGACAAGTACTACGACTTCACCAACAACTACTACGACCACACCGACAACTACTTCGACCACACCGACAACCACTACGACCACACTGAAAACTACCACGACTACACCGACAACTACTACGACTTCACCAACAACTACTACGACCACACCGACAACTACTACGACCACACCGACAACTACTACGACCACACCTACGACAACGACGACCACACCGACAACTACCACGACTACACCGACAACAACTACGACTACACCGACAACCACGACAACCACACCGACCACAACCACACCGTCAACAACGACGACTACACCGACAACAACGACAACCACGACGACCACAACCACAACTACACCGACAACCACTACGACTACACCGGTAACAACGACGACCACGCCGACAACAACGACCACCACActgacaacaacaacaactacaacaacaacgacaactACTAA